CACAAGTTTATAAAAATGTTTATCATAAATATTTACTGGAAATAAATTATTATTTTCAACAATGTATATATCTCTTTCTCTTCTTAAAATTTTATTTATTAAATTCCATTCAATAAAATTATTTTTTATTATAACGCCTTTCTCATTAAGATATACAAGAGTTTTTGATAAACCTAAATCAAGAGAAATTAAAGCTTCTCTCTTTTTCTCTTCGAAGAAATCTAATAATTCTTTAGCAGTATAGCATGTTATTAAAGGTTTTTCAAGATATTTATATGCTATGATTTTCATAAATTAATTCTTATTAAAATTATCAATTTCAATATATAAATATTACATGAGTTAAATTATTTAATAGAAAAATAGATGAAGAGTATTTTTGTTTTATCAAAAGAAGATCCAGCGGGATTAACTATTAGGAAAGTTTTATTAGAGAAATATCCTTTTAAATATGAAGGTGAAAAATTTCAAGGAGAAGAAGTTTTTAATTTAAATAATATTAAATTAATAACTTTAAAAGAATCAATTCTTTTTAAAGATTATATAGAAAAATTTTTTAAAACGGACCTTATAATATTCCTTTCACGTCATTCTTCAGAAAAAGGAGAACCTTCAATTTTGGTTCATGCAACTGGAAATTGGAATGAAGAAGCTAAATTGGGTGGAAAACCCAAAGAATTATCTGTAACTTCAACAGCATGTATTAGAGAAGCATTACATACAATTAAGAAAGAAGTTGAGAAAAGTAATTTAGTAGATTGGAAAATTGGTTTGGAAGTAACTCATCATGGACCGTTAACCGAGAAACCATCAATATTCATTGAAGTAGGAAGTACTATTGAGCAATGGAAAAATATTGAAGCTGCTGAAATAATAGCAAAAGCTGCTTTTTCTGCTATAGAAGCTAAAAATAAATTTTCTTCAGCGGTTGGATTTGGAGGACCACATTATGCACCAATATTTACCAAATTAGTTTTAGAGAATTTATACGAAATAGGACATATAGCCCCTAAGTATGTTTTTCCATTAAATAAAGAAATTATAAAGAAAGCATTTGAGAAAACTATAGAAAAACCTGAAATAGCATTATTAGATTGGAAAGGATTATCTAGCATAAATAGGAAAAAACTAGTTGATATATTAACAGAAATTAATATAAAAATAGAAAAAGCTTAATTGAAAGAAAATTCAATAACAATATTGTATAAGGAATTTTTTATTTTTCAGGATAAGAATTTTATAAATCATATTTTATTTCTTTTCTTGGTAATATGACTTTTTCTGCAAATTTAGATACGAATTTTGAAAATAAATTTGGATATTCTGTATGAATTGGAAATACTTTTTTAGGTTTAATTCTTTCCATCATTTCTTGAAGTTGTAATGGTCCTACATGACCCGATGCATGAGTATGATACATCGGTATTCCATAATAATCTAACCAATTAATTAATTTTTCATAACTCATTTCTCTTTCTTCTGTGAAAGGTTCAGAGGTACTTAAAATATAAATACTTGCTGAAGGTGGCTCTATTTCTGTCAATTCTCTCAAACTATAGAAACTTCCAGTAAAAACATATTCTTCTGGTTCTTCTTGTATTTCTTTATTTCCAATTATTTTTTCTCCTAAAGCTAATTGTAAAATTTTTTCCCATTTATCATATCTTTTTTTCTCTTTGATATAAACAAAAATATTTTCATCATTGATTACGTTAGGCACATTTAATTTTCTGTCGCTTATTAAATTATATATATAAAAAGCTTGTCTTTCACTTAATACTAATTTTCTATTATTTTTCTTTGTTACTTCATAAATTGCTCTTATTCTATCAATATCAACAAATGAAGTATCTATTAAAACTAATTTTTTTGCTTTTTTTATAATAAAGTCTATTTTATCGGCAACTTCCCCTTCAGTTATTGGATGAAAATCCACTAAGTTTGTTCCCTCGCAAATTATATTTTTAACTTTTTCTTCTTCTAATTTATTAATAAAATCATAAGTTAAATCAGCTCTAGGACCATGCATTCTAAAATCTCCTGTATAAGCTAAAGCTCCATTAGAAGTATAAATTATGAATCCATAAGCACCAACTATCGAATGATCACAATGTATTGGCTCAATTTCTAATCCATTTATTTTTATTTTTTCTCCAGTTCTAAAAGTTCTAAAATCAATATTAGTAAAATCATCTTCAAATTTAGGTTTCTTCATTTTAGAAAAGCAATTAATAATTATTGAAGAAGTTTCTCCTAAGTAAATTGGAATAGATCTATTCAAAATAGAAATATATCTATAATGATCAGTATGAGCATGAGAAATAAAAACTCCATTTATATTAATATCCTTTGAAAAATTTTCCTTATAAATTGGTAAATTTGGAATTGCTTTTATTTTTAATAAATCTTCTAAGCTTTTAGGAATAAAGAAAGGATCTTCAAAAAATCTTGATCTTAAATTATAATTTATTCCAAAATCAAGAAATATTTTTACATCATATTTTTCATCTTCTAATAAAATTATGTTTCCTCCAATTTCTCCTTCTACTCCGCCATAAAAAGTAATTTTTACCATTTAAATCACTTATTATCTATATAAAAAGAATAAAAAAAAGCTTTATAAAAAATTAAAATTTTCTTAAATATATGAGAACAATTGAATGGAGAGGTGGAGAGGTTTCTTTAATAGATCAAACTTTACTTCCTATGAAATTTGAATATGTTATTTGTAAGAATTATGAAGAAATTGCTGAAGCTATTGAAAAAATGAAAATTCGCGGAGCACCTGCAATAGGAGTTGCTGCAGCTATGGGTATTGCACTTGCAGCATATAATAGTAAAGCAAATACAAAGCAAGAATTATTAAATGATTTAAAGAAAGCTGAGGAAAGAATAAAATCTACTAGACCAACCGCAGTAAATTTATTTTGGGCAATAGATAGAATGATGAAATTAGCTAAAGAAAGTAATGAAAATGTAAAAGAAATTATTTTAAAACTTGTAAAAGAAGCAAATTTAATAGCTGAAGAAGATATAAAAATAAATAAAGCTATAGGTGAAAATGGTGAAAAATTAATTGAAGATGGAGATGTTATTGGAACGATATGTAATGCAGGTGCTCTTGCAACTGTTGATTATGGAACAGCTTTAGGAGTTATACGTTCAGCTTGGAATAAAGGGAAAAAAATTAAAGTTATTGCAATGGAAACAAGACCTTTTTTTCAAGGTGCTCGTTTAACATCTTGGGAACTTAAAAAAGATGGAATTCCAGTTACTGTTATTACAGATAATTCAATAGGATTAATTATGCAAAAAGGGATGATTAATAAAATGATTGTTGGTGCAGATCGTATATTAAAAGATGGTTCTGTATTTAATAAAATTGGAACATATACGGCAGCTGTTTTAGCTAAAAATCATAATATTCCTTTCTATGTAGCTGCTCCATTATCAACTATTGATTTATATTCAAAACCTCAAGATATTATTATTGAGCAACGTGATCCAAAAGAAGTTTATGACCCATTTAATATTGGATATAGGATTGTTCCAGAAAATGTAGAAATTTTAAATTTTGCATTCGATTATACCCCATCAGAATATGTTTCAGCAATAATTACTGAGAAAGGGGTTGCTTATCCACCCTTTATTAATTCTATTATTAAACTATTTAAATCATAAAATTTTTAATTTTATAGGAGAAAGCTATGAATATTGGGTTAATTAGAGTTGTTACTCTATATAATGAAGAAGCATTAAATGCTCATGGGTCATTAATAATGAAGCATTATCCAGAATTTAATGTTATTAGTAAATGCATTAATGATCAACCATTAGGCATATATGATGAAGAAAGTAAGAAGAAAGCAATACCTAAAATAATCGATTTAGCTAAAAATTTTGAAAAAGAAAAAGTTAATGCAATAATAATTAGTTGTGCTGATGACCCTGCTGTTAAAGAAATTAGAGAATTCTTAAAAATACCTATAATTGGAGCTGGAACTGCTTCTGCAACATTAGCTTTAGCATTAGGTGAAAAAATTGGAGTTATAGGAATAGGTGAAGAGCCACCTAAAAGTATTCAAAAAATATTAAAAGATCATCTTGTAGCTTATGTAAAACCAAAGAGAGTATTTACAACACATGATATAAAAAAGAATATTAATGAAGTAATATATTTAGCAACTAAAATTTCTAAATCTATTGATGTATTAACTTTTGCATGTACGGGTTTTTCAGCAAATATGGATTTATTAAGCTTAAGTAAAAAAATTAATAAAATAGTAGTCGACCCAGTTCTTGCTTCAGCTAATCATACATATTATCTTTTAAAGAATTCTATGTCAATTTAAGAATATTTTTTATAATCTCAATTAAGAACTTAAGTGTTGAATCATATCTGAAAAAGTTAAATCCCCACCTTAATATACTAATTATTATCGTAATTATTGCAACTAATGCTATAAAAGCATAATCTATTCTTTTCATTGAAATTGTTTTTCTATAAGTTCTTTTAGCTGGATTATAAGTGAATGCTTTTGATTCTATTGCTTTGGATATATCCATTCCTCTTAAAACTGTTAAGAAAATACTTGGAACTATTACTGGAACAAGAGCAAAGAATTTCTTTATTGGATTCTTTTGCTCTATTTTTGCTCCACGAGATTTTTGTGCTTCTATAACAGTCTGAAATTGATTAATTAATACTGGAACAGATGCAAAAGCTATTCCTAAAGCAACTGCAAATTCTGGTGGAGCACCCATTTTAGAAATTGCAACCAGTATATCTGCTATAGGTGTTACTAATGTAATAAATCTAGTTATACAAATGAATAGAATAAAGCGTAAAGCACTAGTAATTCCTATAAGAGTTGTTTCAAGTGTTACTGGAGCCATTCCTGGAACAAGATAAAAGTATATTTTTGCTTCACGTGGAGGTGAAACAAAATAATTTAGTAAAATAAACAATATGAAAGCCGGCAAGATGGGTTTAACTATTCCTGTTAATTTTTTCATAGGTATTCCAGCTAATTTATATAGTCCAAAAATACTTAATAGAATTAAAGCAACTATTATTGTATCTTCAATAGCTAATAGAATTATTAATATGAACAGAAAGAAAATCATTTTAGTTCTTGGATCTAATCTATGAAATATGCTTTTTCCAGAAATATATTCTAAAGCCATTTTATTCCACCTTAAGAATATTTTTTAAAACATTTATAGCTTCTTCTACTGTTAATACATCTGGTTTAATATTATACTCACTACTTAATTTCTTAAATAATTGAGTAATTATTGGAGGTTTTAAATGAGCTTTCTTTAATATATCTTCTCTCATGAATACTTCTTTCGTCGTTCCATCTATTAATATTTCACCTTCATTCATAACAATGCATCTTTGAGCATATTCAGCAACAATATTCATATCATGTGTGATTACTATGATTGTTTTACCTAAAGAATGTAGTTTCTTAAAGATATCCATTACTTCTCTTCTACCACGTGGATCTTGACCAGTTGTTGGTTCATCTATGATTAATACTTCAGGCATCATTGAAAGGATTGATGCTATTGCTATACGTTGCCTATGTCCTTTACTTAATTCATATGGTTTTTCTTCAAGCAAATTATCTATGTTAAGCATTTTTGAAACTTCAATAACTCTTTTATTAACTTCATCTTTAGATAAGCTTAGGTTTTTAGGTCCAAAAGCAATTTCATCATAAACTCTTCTTGAAAATAATTGATGGTCTGGATTTTGAAAAACATATCCTACATAATTAATTATTTTATGAATTGGAACAATTTTAGTATTCATATTAAAAACTATTACTTCTCCTTTTGTTGGTCTTAATAATCCATTTATGTTTTTTGCTAAAGTTGTTTTACCTGAACCATTTTGTCCAATTATTGCTACAAATTCTCCTTTATAAAAATTAGTTGTTACTCCTTTAAGAGCAATTGTTCCACTTGGATATTGAAACCAAACATCTTTTACTTGAATTATTGCTTCTTTTTCAATTTTTTCAAATTGATGAATTTCTTCTTGTGGTATGGTTATTTTTTCTTTAATGTTTTTAAGAATTTTTGAGAAACACTCATATCCTTCATCAATAGTAAGCGGTATGCTTGATGAATTTATGCCAAGCTTTTTTGCTTCATGAGCAAAAAGTGCTATTTGGGGGGCTTCTAAACCAATGCTATTTAAAAATTCTGCTCCTCCTCCTAAAATTTCTCTAGGGCTACCCTCCATTATTATTTTACCTTCATTCATTACGATTACTCTATCAACCAAATCTATTAATTCCTCAAGTTTATGTTCAACAATAAGTATTGTCTTTTTTTCTTCTAAAGAAATTTTTCTTAAAAGTTTAAAAACATTTAAACTTCCTATCGGATCAAGATTAGAAGTAGGTTCATCAAGAACATATATTAAAGGTCTCATAGCTAATATAGAAGCTAAAGCACATGCTTGCTGCTGACCACCAGAAAGAGCATAAGGTGGCTGTTGTTTATATTCTTTTAAACCAATAAAATCTAAAGCCCAATCAATCCTTTCATTAATTTCATCTATTGTTAATCCTAAATTTTCAAGACCAAAAGCAATTTCATCTTCAACAGAAGCTGTTACAAGTTGACTTGATGGATCTTGAAATAATAATCCAACAATCGTAGATAAATAACCAATATAAGAATTCTTCGTATTAATTCCACGAACAATAACATCTCCTTCTAATGAGCCTCCATAAAAGTGAGGTATCAAACCATTAATTAAGCTGCATAATGTAGTTTTTCCAGCTCCTGTAGGACCAGTAATAAGTAAAATTTCTCCTTTTCTAACTTTCAAATCGATATTTTTTAATGCAGGTTTATCAGAACCAGGATATTTATAAGTTACGTTTTTTAATATTATTTCATATTCTTCTGAGTTCATAGAATATTACTCCATAAAAAAGAAAAAAGGATGTAAAATAACTTATGCATATTTTTTATGTATATAGTATGCTATAACGAGTAATATTATTCCTCCTATAACGGCGATTGCAGCATGAACATACCATGGTTGTGCACCAAGTGGTTTTCCTCCTTTTTGCCAAAGTTCTCTTATAACATAGAAAATAATCAATAGAACTATTAAAAGTATAACTCCTACTGTTGTACTTATCCCTTTTCTTACCATGGTGCTTTAGCCTCCTTCCATCCAAAGAGACTCTTTAATGCTGCTACTATAGCACTAAAGATTATTATTTGGAAAAAGGCATAGAGCGTATAGTACCATCCCATAGTTATTGGCCATGTTGGATAGAATGGATAAAATCCAAGCAAAGATAGAGCAAATGTAAACAAAGGTGCTTCAACGAATACTTGCAATAAAAATGTTGTTATCCAAAATATTATCCATCTAGTTTTTTCATTTTTAAATCTAAGAATAAAGTATTTCCATACATATGCCCAATAAATTCCTTTTACAGGTTGTAGTATAAGATCTACTTGTGGCAAACCTGAAGGTATTCCTCTAGCAATTCCAACTATTATTCCTACAATTGGTCCTCCACACATTCCTGCTAAGCAAGGCATTAATGCTCCTGGGTCTACTACAAGTGGAGGAACTAATGGAACTGCTATACCTAATCCTCTAAAAGCAAATCCAGCTGCACCAAATGCAGCAGCAAGCCCTATTTGTCTACTTGTTAAAAATGGTTTTCTAGTTGGAGCTTTTTCAGCCATTCTTCTTACCTCTTTTTTAGCTTATTATTAATCATATATAAAATTTAAATCTTTCGTTTTTAAGAAAATGAGTTTAAATATTCTCTATTTTTCTATAGAAAAGCTTAAAAATTATTATTAATCTTTTTTCTCTATGAAAAGAAATATGAATATGAAAGAAAAAATTTGGAAGGAAATAGACAATAAAAAATCAACTATAATTAAACTTGCTTCTGATTTAATAAAAATTCCAAGTGAAAATCCTCCAGGAGATATGAGTCAAATTAGTTCTTTCATAATTGATCATTTAAAATCATATGGTTTAAAATATGAAATTTACGAAATTGAAAAAGGAAGAATAAATATTATTTGTAAATTAGGTTCTTTAAATAAACCATTATTAATGCTTAATGGTCATATGGATGTAGTTCCAGCTGGTGATTCTTCTAGATGGAGTTTTCCACCATATAGTGGAGAAATAAAAAATGGCTTTATTCTTGGACGTGGAGCATCTGATATGAAAGGTGGATTAGCTGGAATAATAGCTACAATGGAATTTTTAGCTGAAAGTAATATAAACCTTCCTGGATCATTAGTTTTAGTTATTGTTCCAGATGAAGAAACAGGTAGTTATTATGGAAATGAATGGATAATGAAGCAAAAAATTTTTAATCCAACAGCTTGTATAATTGCTGAACCAACAAGTATAGATTCTATTGATGTAGGCCAACGTGGAGCTTTATGGATTAGAATTACTGTAAAAGGTAAACCTATTCATGGAAGTTTATCTCCATATCTTGGAGATAATGCTATAATGAAATCTTTTGATATATGTAAAAAGGTTCTTAAACTTACAGAAATAAAATCTACTCCACCATTGGATATAAAAGAAACAATAGATTTTTCACAAGCATTTATTGAAAAATTAATTAGTTTTAAAAATATTGGTAAAATTCTTATTTCTCCATCGGTAAATATTGGAATGATTAATGGTGGAACAAAAATAAATATGGTTCCAGATAAATGTAACATAGATGTAGATATAAGATTGCCAATAGGTCTTTCTGTAGAACAAGTAAAGAAAGAATTAATTTCACTTTTAAAAGAGTATGAAAAAGACATCGAATTGAATGTGATCACTGCTATGGAGCCTAATTATACTTCTCCTAAAGAAAATATAGTAAAATGTTTATATAAAAATATTAGAGAAGTAACTTCAATTGAACCAAAGATTTTTGTTCAATGGGCATCAAGTGATGCAAGATTTTTCAGATATGCCGGTATTCCAACTATCCATTATGGCCCATCAATAATTGAAGGTATTCATGGATATGATGAGAAAGTTAAAGCAGAAGATGTGGTAATTGCTACTAAAGTTTATATCGGAACAGTTATAGATTTCTTTAAGAGTAATTTTGAATAAAAAGCGTGTTTAATATGTCTTGTATGAAAGAAGTTATTGATATTATAGATTTGCTTGATAGTGCTAAAATTAATGGTTTAGAAATTGCTGAATTTCTTAATTCATATGGTATTAAAAATATTGATGTTAAAACAATTAGTAATAAAAAAGGTAAAACAGATTTTATTAAAATATTGATTCCTGGAATAAATGGTAAGTATAATAATGGAGATGCACCAACTCTTGGAATCATTGGAAGATTGGGTGGAATTGGTGCAAGACCAGAAATTAAAGGAATTGTTTCAGATGCTGATGGAGCCATAGTTGCTTTGTCTTCTGCTTTAAAATTAGGCAAAATGATTCTTAATGGAGATCAATTGAATGGTGATGTTATTATAACTACTCATATTTGCCCAAATGCACCAACATTGCCACATTATCCAGTTCCGTTTATGAATTCACCAGTTGATATGATGGGACTTCTTAAACTTGAAGTTGATGAAAGAATGGATGCTATTCTTTCTATTGATGCAACTAAAGGAAATAGAGTTATAAAAATTCATGGATTTGCAATAACTCCAACAGTTAAAGAAGGATGGATATTAAAAGTAAGCGAAGATCTAATAAATATTTATGAGAGAGTAGTAGGAGATGTAGCTTATATAGTTCCAATAACTATGCAAGACATTACTCCATATGGAAATGGAATATATCATATTAATAGTATAATGCAACCTTGGCTTATGACAAATGCTCCAATAGTAGGAGTTGCAACAACTGCTAGGCTTCCAATTCCAGGATGTGGAACAGGATGTAATTATATTCTAGGTTTAGAAGCAGCTACAAGATTTTGTATCGAGGTAGCTAAGGATTTTACATCTAATAAATGTAAATTTTATGATGAAGAAGAATTTAAGAAAATAATTAATCTTTATGGTTCAATGAAAAATATACTTAGAAAATTTTAATAAAAAAATTTAAATTTCTCATTTATAATTATTTTATTGATAATCATGAGTATAAAAATAGATGAGCAAACTTTAAACTATACTAAAGAATTATTTAAGAAACTTGAATCAGAAGTTAAATTATACCTTTTTACAACTAAAATGCATTGCTTATATTGTAATGAAGTTGAGAAATTAATCGATATTATCTCGAATCTTTCAAATTTAATTAAAGTTATAAAATGTGAATGTGAAGTAGATTCTCCTGAAGCAAAGAAATTTGGTATAGATAAACATCCTGCAATAGTTTTTCATGGAAAAGAAGAATATAATATTAGATATTTTGGTATACCTGGAGGATATGAATATGGAGTTTTAATTGAAGATATTGTTGATGTTTCATTAGGAAAAACGGACCTTTCAAAAGAAATAATAGAAAAATTATCTAAAATAGATAAACCTGTTCATATACAAGTTTTTGTTACGCCAACTTGTCCATATTGTCCAATTGCTGCAAGAACAGCTCATAAATTTGCTATAATTAATAAAAATATTAAAGCAGATGTAATTGAAGCTATAGAATTTCCTAAATTAGCTAGAAAATATAATGTTTTTGCAGTTCCTAAAATAATTATAAATGATACTATTGAATTTGAAGGAGCAGTTCCTGAAGAATTTTTCTTGAATAAAATTTTAGAAGCATTAGAGAAAAGCGAATAATCATGTCTTTTTTAATTTCAACTCAACCAATGTACGATATAGTAATAATAGGTGGAGGCCCTGCTGGATTAACTGCTGGAATGTATGCTTCAAGTCTTGGATTAAAAACTTTAATAATAGAAGGAGATACTCCACCACGTATTACATTAGCTACTAAGATAAATAATTATCCTGGATTTCCAGAAGGAATAAATGGTATAGATTTACTTAATAGAATTAAAAAACAAGCACTATCATATGGGGTTGAAATAATAAAAGGGAATGTTGCTAGTTTAAATCTTATTGGTCCATTAAAAACTATAATAGTAAAAAATAAAACTATAACTTGCAAAGCTATAATCTTAGCAATTGGAATAAAAAGTACTAAATTGAAAATTGAAGGTGAGGATAAATTCATAGGTTTAGGATTATCTTATTGTGCAGTATGTGATGGCCCTCTTTTTAAGAATAAAAAAGTTTTATTAATTGGAAGCGGTGAAGAAGCTATAGAAGACGCATTATTTTTAAGTGATTTAGCTTCAGAAGTTTTCTTCATAGCTTTAGAAAAAATTGATGAAAAACAAATTGATTTATTGAAAAGTCATGGAATAAAAATCCTTGAAGGAGTAAAATTAAAAGCTATAGAAGGAGAAAAAATAGTTCAAAAAGTTTTATTAGAAAAAATTGATGGAAAAGAAGAAGTACTTAATATTGATGGAGTTTTTATAGCTAGCAGAGAAGTGCCGTTAATAAAAATTCTTGCAAAAGCTGGATTGGAAATAGAAGAAAATTATATTAAAGTAAATCATAAACAAGAAACAAATATTGAAGGAGTTTATGCTGCTGGAGATTGTACTGGTGGAGGAGCACAAGTAGTTATAGCTGCTGGGGAAGGAGCAAAAGCAGCTATTAATGCTGCTGCATATATTAAAAAATCTGATAAGATTCCTACTTTATGGCAAAAATAATTTCAAAAATGAAGGATAAATTGATATACTTTAATACATGCTCAAGAGATTGTTATGATACATGCTCTATATTAACATATGTTAAAAATGGGAGAATTATTCGAATAGAAGGGAGAAAAGATCATCCAATAACTAGAGGCTTTCTTTGTAACAAAGCTAAAAAATTTATTGATTATACTTATAGTAAAGATAGAATACTTTATCCAATGAAAAGAATCGGGAATAAAGGTTCTGGAAAATTTAAGAGGATAACTTGGAATGAAGCATTAAAAATCATTTCTAAAAAAATTAAAGAAATTATTAAAAAATATGGTTCAAGAGCAATTCTTCAATATAATTTTGCAGGAAATATGGGTATAATAAATAGATTTTTTCCATATAGATTTTTTAATTTTTTAGGTACTTCAAGAATAAAGGAAAATATTTGTGATTCTGCAGGAGAAACTGCTTTAAAATATGTTTATGGAAGTACTTATGGTTCTCTTCCACAAGAAATTTTAGAATCAAAATTAATAATTTATTGGGGAATAAATGCTACATGGACAAATATTCATGGGTTTAATTTAGCATTAGAAGCAAGAAAGAAAGGTGCTAAAATATATGTTATAGACCCAAATTTAACAGCTACAGCCAAAATGGCAGATTTTCATTTAAAAATAAAACCATGCACAGATGCTGCTTTAGCTCTTGGATTAGCTAATTATATTATTCAAAATAATTTGTATGATGAAAAATTTATAGAAGAGAATGTTTATGGTTTTAATGAATTTAAAGAATATGTTAAAAAATACGATTTAAATAAAACTTCAGAAATAACTGGCATAAGTAAAGAGGATATAATCAATCTTGCTAATAATTATGTTTCTTTAAAACCAAATATAATCCACATAGGCTATGGGTTACAAAGAAATTTTAATGGAGGAGAAATTGTTAGAGCAATATCTTTATTACCTGCACTTATAGGTGAAGCAAGAGGTTTTATATATAGTAATAACTTTATTAATTTAAATTATGTTAAAGGAGAATGGCTTAGAAAAGAGAAAGCTATTGAATATGATATGGCAAAATTAGGAAGAATACTTTCTAGTAAAGAAATTAAAATGATATTCATATATAATGCAAATCCATTAGCAACTTTACCAAATTATAATCTTATTAAGAAAAGTTTTCAAAGAAAAGATCTTTTTGTAGTTGTACACGATATATTTAAAACAGATACCGCGGATTATGCTG
The Nitrososphaerota archaeon DNA segment above includes these coding regions:
- a CDS encoding D-aminoacyl-tRNA deacylase, with protein sequence MKSIFVLSKEDPAGLTIRKVLLEKYPFKYEGEKFQGEEVFNLNNIKLITLKESILFKDYIEKFFKTDLIIFLSRHSSEKGEPSILVHATGNWNEEAKLGGKPKELSVTSTACIREALHTIKKEVEKSNLVDWKIGLEVTHHGPLTEKPSIFIEVGSTIEQWKNIEAAEIIAKAAFSAIEAKNKFSSAVGFGGPHYAPIFTKLVLENLYEIGHIAPKYVFPLNKEIIKKAFEKTIEKPEIALLDWKGLSSINRKKLVDILTEINIKIEKA
- a CDS encoding MBL fold metallo-hydrolase — protein: MVKITFYGGVEGEIGGNIILLEDEKYDVKIFLDFGINYNLRSRFFEDPFFIPKSLEDLLKIKAIPNLPIYKENFSKDININGVFISHAHTDHYRYISILNRSIPIYLGETSSIIINCFSKMKKPKFEDDFTNIDFRTFRTGEKIKINGLEIEPIHCDHSIVGAYGFIIYTSNGALAYTGDFRMHGPRADLTYDFINKLEEEKVKNIICEGTNLVDFHPITEGEVADKIDFIIKKAKKLVLIDTSFVDIDRIRAIYEVTKKNNRKLVLSERQAFYIYNLISDRKLNVPNVINDENIFVYIKEKKRYDKWEKILQLALGEKIIGNKEIQEEPEEYVFTGSFYSLRELTEIEPPSASIYILSTSEPFTEEREMSYEKLINWLDYYGIPMYHTHASGHVGPLQLQEMMERIKPKKVFPIHTEYPNLFSKFVSKFAEKVILPRKEIKYDL
- the mtnA gene encoding S-methyl-5-thioribose-1-phosphate isomerase, which produces MRTIEWRGGEVSLIDQTLLPMKFEYVICKNYEEIAEAIEKMKIRGAPAIGVAAAMGIALAAYNSKANTKQELLNDLKKAEERIKSTRPTAVNLFWAIDRMMKLAKESNENVKEIILKLVKEANLIAEEDIKINKAIGENGEKLIEDGDVIGTICNAGALATVDYGTALGVIRSAWNKGKKIKVIAMETRPFFQGARLTSWELKKDGIPVTVITDNSIGLIMQKGMINKMIVGADRILKDGSVFNKIGTYTAAVLAKNHNIPFYVAAPLSTIDLYSKPQDIIIEQRDPKEVYDPFNIGYRIVPENVEILNFAFDYTPSEYVSAIITEKGVAYPPFINSIIKLFKS
- a CDS encoding aspartate/glutamate racemase family protein; amino-acid sequence: MNIGLIRVVTLYNEEALNAHGSLIMKHYPEFNVISKCINDQPLGIYDEESKKKAIPKIIDLAKNFEKEKVNAIIISCADDPAVKEIREFLKIPIIGAGTASATLALALGEKIGVIGIGEEPPKSIQKILKDHLVAYVKPKRVFTTHDIKKNINEVIYLATKISKSIDVLTFACTGFSANMDLLSLSKKINKIVVDPVLASANHTYYLLKNSMSI
- a CDS encoding energy-coupling factor transporter transmembrane component T; amino-acid sequence: MALEYISGKSIFHRLDPRTKMIFFLFILIILLAIEDTIIVALILLSIFGLYKLAGIPMKKLTGIVKPILPAFILFILLNYFVSPPREAKIYFYLVPGMAPVTLETTLIGITSALRFILFICITRFITLVTPIADILVAISKMGAPPEFAVALGIAFASVPVLINQFQTVIEAQKSRGAKIEQKNPIKKFFALVPVIVPSIFLTVLRGMDISKAIESKAFTYNPAKRTYRKTISMKRIDYAFIALVAIITIIISILRWGFNFFRYDSTLKFLIEIIKNILKLT
- a CDS encoding energy-coupling factor transporter ATPase, with protein sequence MNSEEYEIILKNVTYKYPGSDKPALKNIDLKVRKGEILLITGPTGAGKTTLCSLINGLIPHFYGGSLEGDVIVRGINTKNSYIGYLSTIVGLLFQDPSSQLVTASVEDEIAFGLENLGLTIDEINERIDWALDFIGLKEYKQQPPYALSGGQQQACALASILAMRPLIYVLDEPTSNLDPIGSLNVFKLLRKISLEEKKTILIVEHKLEELIDLVDRVIVMNEGKIIMEGSPREILGGGAEFLNSIGLEAPQIALFAHEAKKLGINSSSIPLTIDEGYECFSKILKNIKEKITIPQEEIHQFEKIEKEAIIQVKDVWFQYPSGTIALKGVTTNFYKGEFVAIIGQNGSGKTTLAKNINGLLRPTKGEVIVFNMNTKIVPIHKIINYVGYVFQNPDHQLFSRRVYDEIAFGPKNLSLSKDEVNKRVIEVSKMLNIDNLLEEKPYELSKGHRQRIAIASILSMMPEVLIIDEPTTGQDPRGRREVMDIFKKLHSLGKTIIVITHDMNIVAEYAQRCIVMNEGEILIDGTTKEVFMREDILKKAHLKPPIITQLFKKLSSEYNIKPDVLTVEEAINVLKNILKVE
- a CDS encoding ArgE/DapE family deacylase, translated to MKRNMNMKEKIWKEIDNKKSTIIKLASDLIKIPSENPPGDMSQISSFIIDHLKSYGLKYEIYEIEKGRINIICKLGSLNKPLLMLNGHMDVVPAGDSSRWSFPPYSGEIKNGFILGRGASDMKGGLAGIIATMEFLAESNINLPGSLVLVIVPDEETGSYYGNEWIMKQKIFNPTACIIAEPTSIDSIDVGQRGALWIRITVKGKPIHGSLSPYLGDNAIMKSFDICKKVLKLTEIKSTPPLDIKETIDFSQAFIEKLISFKNIGKILISPSVNIGMINGGTKINMVPDKCNIDVDIRLPIGLSVEQVKKELISLLKEYEKDIELNVITAMEPNYTSPKENIVKCLYKNIREVTSIEPKIFVQWASSDARFFRYAGIPTIHYGPSIIEGIHGYDEKVKAEDVVIATKVYIGTVIDFFKSNFE